A section of the Leptospira kobayashii genome encodes:
- a CDS encoding ABC transporter permease, which yields MLKQNLIALQTIVRKEWIRITRIWLQTLIPPVITMALYFLIFGELVGKQIGNIGEFTYIEFIVPGLIMMSVITSSYNNVVSSFYSSKFMKYIEELLVSPTSPYTIVLGYTLGGVVRGLFVGFLVTLTSMFFTDLRIYNLFVIIVTVILTSILFSLGGFLNSLFAKSFDDVTIIPTFVLTPLTYLGGIFYSVKRLPEFWQVVSYANPILYMVNSFRYGFLGISDVSIIFSLSLLFIISAFLFIFNVKLMERGYGIRS from the coding sequence ATGTTAAAACAAAACCTGATCGCCTTACAAACGATTGTCCGCAAGGAATGGATTCGAATCACCAGAATTTGGCTTCAAACTCTGATCCCTCCCGTCATCACAATGGCACTTTATTTTCTGATCTTCGGAGAGCTGGTAGGAAAACAAATCGGCAATATCGGCGAATTCACTTATATTGAATTTATAGTTCCGGGTCTCATTATGATGAGTGTGATCACCAGCTCCTATAATAATGTAGTATCTTCCTTTTATTCCAGTAAGTTTATGAAATACATAGAAGAACTTTTGGTCTCTCCCACTTCTCCCTATACGATCGTACTCGGTTACACTTTGGGTGGTGTGGTAAGAGGTCTGTTCGTCGGATTTTTAGTAACACTTACTTCTATGTTTTTTACAGACTTACGAATCTACAATCTGTTCGTAATCATCGTTACCGTAATACTTACCTCGATCTTATTTTCTTTGGGCGGTTTTTTAAATTCACTCTTTGCTAAGAGCTTTGACGATGTCACAATCATTCCCACGTTTGTGCTTACTCCACTCACCTATCTAGGAGGGATTTTTTATTCCGTGAAAAGACTTCCTGAGTTTTGGCAAGTAGTATCCTATGCAAACCCGATTCTTTATATGGTGAATAGTTTCCGTTACGGATTCCTTGGAATAAGCGATGTTAGTATCATTTTTTCGCTCAGTCTTCTTTTTATCATTTCCGCTTTTCTATTTATCTTTAATGTCAAACTTATGGAAAGAGGATATGGAATCCGAAGTTAG
- a CDS encoding ABC transporter ATP-binding protein yields the protein MKSNETYAIDIQGLEKTYKTGVKALNSVDLKVEKGDFFALLGPNGAGKSTVIGILSSLITKSKGKVKIFGIDIDEDQEKAKTYLGIVPQEFNFGIFETVSQIIINQAGYYGIPLKIAKERADYYLEKLSLYEKRKSPAGQLSGGMKRRLMIARALVHEPELLILDEPTAGVDIEVRRSMWEFLTELNSQGKTIILTTHYLEEAESLCRNIAIIDQGKIVENTSMKKLLQRLDSETFLIDLKSVPKTKPASKKFTFTWPDERTMEVQINKKQSINDLFSELTKQKLQVVSLRNKANRLEELFINLVGRKIS from the coding sequence ATGAAATCAAACGAAACCTATGCAATCGACATCCAAGGTTTGGAAAAAACCTACAAGACAGGTGTAAAAGCATTGAACTCAGTCGATCTGAAAGTGGAGAAAGGGGATTTTTTCGCACTACTCGGTCCCAATGGCGCAGGCAAATCCACGGTAATAGGAATACTAAGTTCTCTCATCACCAAATCGAAAGGGAAAGTGAAAATCTTCGGAATTGACATAGACGAAGACCAGGAAAAAGCAAAAACATATCTGGGAATTGTTCCTCAGGAATTCAATTTCGGAATCTTTGAAACGGTGAGCCAAATCATAATCAACCAGGCTGGTTATTACGGAATTCCATTGAAGATAGCGAAAGAAAGAGCTGATTATTACTTAGAAAAACTTTCGTTATACGAAAAAAGGAAATCTCCCGCCGGCCAACTTTCCGGAGGAATGAAGCGCAGACTTATGATTGCACGCGCTTTAGTTCACGAACCGGAATTGCTGATTTTGGATGAACCGACCGCAGGAGTGGACATTGAAGTCCGACGTTCCATGTGGGAATTTCTAACGGAACTCAATTCTCAGGGAAAAACAATCATACTCACTACCCATTATTTGGAAGAAGCGGAATCTCTTTGCAGAAACATAGCAATCATCGATCAGGGAAAAATTGTAGAAAATACTTCTATGAAAAAACTATTGCAGAGATTGGATTCGGAAACATTTCTAATCGATTTAAAATCTGTCCCTAAAACAAAACCTGCTTCCAAAAAGTTCACGTTTACATGGCCCGATGAAAGGACAATGGAAGTTCAAATCAACAAAAAACAATCCATCAACGATCTGTTTTCCGAATTAACCAAACAAAAGTTACAAGTCGTAAGTCTTCGCAATAAAGCGAATCGTCTGGAAGAATTATTTATCAATTTGGTAGGAAGGAAAATTTCCTAA
- a CDS encoding BolA family protein produces the protein MESEVRKERILLILQEAFLPAALEVTDNSLLHAGHVGSSPSGETHYKIYIRSDQFKNKTLVEQHRSIYEALGKEWKTGLHALEIDSSYPT, from the coding sequence ATGGAATCCGAAGTTAGAAAAGAAAGAATCCTACTTATTTTGCAGGAGGCATTTTTGCCTGCTGCACTTGAAGTAACCGACAATTCCCTTCTTCATGCAGGCCATGTAGGATCGAGCCCCAGCGGAGAAACTCATTACAAAATTTACATTCGCTCGGATCAGTTTAAAAATAAAACTTTGGTGGAACAACACCGTTCGATTTACGAAGCTCTCGGAAAGGAATGGAAAACGGGACTGCATGCTTTGGAAATTGACTCTAGTTATCCGACTTAA
- a CDS encoding BolA/IbaG family iron-sulfur metabolism protein → MTLEEIQSRIQTGLPGSKVEILDPYRDGVHIKALVTYSGFNGKSMVEQHRMVYATLKDELKEEIHALGLETRSE, encoded by the coding sequence ATGACACTAGAGGAAATCCAATCCAGAATCCAAACCGGTTTACCGGGATCGAAGGTGGAGATTTTGGATCCGTACAGAGACGGAGTACATATCAAAGCTCTCGTCACCTATTCCGGATTCAATGGCAAGTCCATGGTCGAACAACATAGAATGGTATACGCAACATTAAAAGATGAATTAAAAGAGGAGATCCATGCCCTTGGCTTGGAAACTAGGAGTGAATAA
- a CDS encoding glutathione S-transferase family protein, whose protein sequence is MEKPTLISFKLCPFVQRSVITLLEKKVDYEIKYIDLANKPDWFLKISPFGRVPVLQVGEHVLFESAVINEYLDEVNPPSLHPTVPIEKAKQRAWIEFASAINMDQYLLTMTKDKQEFDKKLSDLNAKFSQLEAILPNGFSDSLYFSGKTFQLIDTSFAPAFMRFDFLEKSKANLKFFENFPKLALWSKTLLSKDSVKNSVLPEVPEEYIRYIKDHNSYLGSLI, encoded by the coding sequence ATGGAAAAACCTACACTTATCAGTTTTAAACTTTGCCCTTTTGTTCAAAGATCGGTCATTACTCTTTTGGAAAAGAAAGTAGATTATGAAATCAAATATATTGACCTTGCTAACAAACCGGACTGGTTTTTAAAGATCTCTCCATTCGGAAGAGTTCCCGTTTTGCAAGTGGGAGAACATGTTCTTTTTGAATCGGCAGTGATCAATGAATATCTGGATGAAGTGAATCCTCCTTCCTTACACCCTACGGTTCCGATTGAAAAAGCGAAACAACGTGCTTGGATCGAATTTGCAAGTGCCATCAATATGGATCAATATCTGCTCACAATGACCAAAGATAAACAAGAGTTCGATAAAAAACTTTCCGATCTGAATGCAAAGTTCAGCCAATTGGAAGCGATTTTACCGAATGGATTTTCCGATTCCCTTTATTTCAGTGGAAAAACATTTCAATTGATCGATACTTCTTTCGCACCTGCATTTATGCGTTTTGATTTTTTGGAAAAATCCAAGGCCAATTTGAAATTTTTTGAAAATTTCCCGAAGCTTGCTCTTTGGTCAAAAACTTTACTTTCCAAAGATTCGGTAAAGAATTCTGTTTTACCTGAAGTCCCGGAAGAGTACATTCGATATATCAAAGATCATAATTCTTATTTAGGAAGTTTAATCTAA
- the grxD gene encoding Grx4 family monothiol glutaredoxin has product MDGELKSKIEDLIKSKKVFLFMKGTPDAPQCGFSAGIVTVLKQLQVDFGSFNVLSDMKVREGIKEFTNWPTIPQLYINGEFIGGHDITVQMAQSGELSKKIG; this is encoded by the coding sequence ATGGATGGCGAATTAAAAAGTAAAATCGAAGACCTGATCAAATCCAAAAAGGTTTTTTTGTTTATGAAAGGAACTCCGGATGCGCCACAATGCGGTTTTTCTGCGGGAATCGTAACTGTGCTCAAACAACTGCAAGTTGATTTTGGATCGTTTAACGTACTTTCCGATATGAAGGTTAGAGAAGGGATCAAAGAATTTACAAATTGGCCGACCATTCCTCAACTTTATATCAACGGGGAGTTCATTGGTGGCCACGACATCACTGTGCAAATGGCGCAGTCCGGTGAACTTTCCAAAAAAATCGGTTAA
- a CDS encoding glutathione S-transferase N-terminal domain-containing protein, producing MFRLYQYATCPYCQMVIRTMKNLGLVENKDFVLVEASRGTEGRDEVVSLGGISQVPFLVDGDTKMYESGDIIAYLQKKFS from the coding sequence ATGTTTCGGCTCTATCAGTATGCAACTTGTCCTTATTGCCAAATGGTAATAAGGACAATGAAAAATCTAGGGCTAGTTGAAAACAAAGACTTCGTTCTGGTGGAAGCATCCCGAGGAACGGAGGGACGTGATGAAGTAGTGAGTTTAGGTGGAATTTCTCAAGTACCATTTCTGGTGGACGGAGATACAAAGATGTACGAGTCGGGCGATATCATCGCCTACTTACAAAAAAAATTTTCCTAG